One Nocardia sp. BMG111209 DNA segment encodes these proteins:
- the eccD gene encoding type VII secretion integral membrane protein EccD: MTELSSSGSGAVEPDLCRVSVIGGNTQLDIGLPATVPIVAYITELVELIDSRNPDLTEHDDGSTLLIQHWTLARIGHDPIPLHRTLTDAEVLDGELLVLRSVTAKEAPALFDDVIDAVSRLTTDSFRSWSPAAARWMGLGSSIIAVVVAVALLAVAKGTGCTGGLIAAAAGLLVAGAAVIVGRRYPGARPTAAVLSLDAVLLLGSAAALSTPGRLSAAHLLFAGVATLVTALAVHSLSRAGALVVAVAVTGGLVLAGAALVRMVWDFELTAIAAGVVVAGLILITMAPRVALAAARLPVPPVPTAGGAIDPADHEPRPTIEDIGAIGATVLPSAAGLQQRAQAANLYQSGIILGAVLAVDLGTFLAADPLGAARWQGLALGAVVAVVLCLRGRAFADLAQAAVLIAGGILAGVLLLAGVGLGEHDRLPTVAGLVLVAGAAVTCFGVIGPHTEVSPVVRRAVELIEYLLIILIVPLVLWLMGIYAAARNI, translated from the coding sequence GTGACCGAGTTGTCGAGCAGCGGCTCGGGAGCCGTGGAACCGGATCTGTGCCGAGTTTCGGTGATCGGTGGAAACACCCAGCTGGACATCGGCCTGCCCGCCACCGTTCCCATCGTCGCGTACATCACCGAACTCGTCGAGCTGATCGACTCGCGCAACCCGGATCTCACCGAGCACGACGACGGCAGCACGCTGCTCATCCAGCACTGGACGCTCGCCAGGATCGGCCACGATCCGATCCCGCTGCACCGAACCCTCACCGACGCAGAGGTATTGGACGGCGAGCTGCTGGTGCTGCGCTCGGTGACCGCCAAGGAGGCGCCGGCGCTGTTCGACGATGTGATCGACGCGGTGTCCCGCCTGACCACCGACAGCTTCCGGAGCTGGTCACCGGCTGCCGCGCGCTGGATGGGCCTGGGCAGCAGCATCATCGCGGTCGTCGTCGCGGTGGCGCTGCTGGCGGTGGCCAAGGGCACCGGCTGTACCGGCGGCCTGATCGCGGCCGCCGCCGGCCTGCTGGTGGCCGGCGCGGCGGTGATCGTCGGCCGCCGGTATCCGGGTGCGCGGCCGACCGCCGCCGTGCTGTCGCTCGATGCCGTCCTGTTACTGGGATCCGCTGCGGCACTGAGCACTCCGGGCCGGCTGAGCGCTGCGCACCTCCTCTTCGCCGGCGTGGCGACGCTGGTCACGGCACTGGCCGTGCACAGCCTGAGCCGGGCCGGCGCACTGGTGGTCGCAGTGGCCGTCACCGGCGGACTCGTCCTGGCCGGGGCCGCGCTGGTGCGGATGGTGTGGGACTTCGAGCTGACCGCGATCGCCGCGGGCGTGGTGGTCGCCGGGCTGATCCTGATCACGATGGCGCCCCGGGTGGCGCTGGCGGCCGCGCGGCTGCCGGTCCCACCCGTGCCGACCGCGGGTGGTGCGATCGATCCCGCGGACCACGAGCCGCGGCCCACCATCGAGGACATCGGGGCGATCGGCGCGACGGTGCTGCCGTCGGCCGCCGGCCTGCAACAGCGCGCGCAGGCGGCCAATCTGTACCAGTCGGGCATCATCCTCGGCGCCGTGCTGGCCGTCGACCTCGGCACGTTCCTGGCTGCCGACCCACTCGGCGCCGCTCGCTGGCAGGGCCTCGCCCTGGGTGCGGTCGTCGCGGTCGTGCTGTGCCTGCGCGGCCGCGCCTTCGCCGATCTCGCCCAGGCCGCTGTCCTGATAGCCGGCGGCATACTGGCCGGAGTGCTGCTGCTCGCCGGGGTGGGGCTCGGCGAGCACGACCGGCTGCCGACCGTCGCGGGCCTGGTCCTCGTCGCCGGCGCCGCGGTCACGTGCTTCGGCGTGATCGGCCCCCACACCGAGGTGTCCCCGGTGGTCCGCCGGGCCGTCGAGCTGATCGAGTACCTGCTGATCATCCTCATCGTGCCGCTGGTGCTGTGGCTGATGGGCATCTACGCGGCGGCGCGGAACATCTGA
- the mycP gene encoding type VII secretion-associated serine protease mycosin — protein sequence MSPYRHDIRCPAATSGRGSHAPIGRRSAVLALVLGTAVFVAAAPAPAVPPPAVDDGALRPALAVNAGNGPPEPTQQRARCVEPFLAGPVPRDPPLPQRILRLDQAWQFSRGAGQKVAVVDTGVNRHPRLPDLQPGGDFVSTTDGTEDCDGHGTLVAGLIAARPGPDDAFAGVAPEASILSVRQLSLQYEAKGQNNSGAPGKVAAGGYGTVLTMAAAVVRAVDLGATVINLSEVSCTPAGGDTADGALGAAVKYAYDRNVVVVAAAGNIDSAACPAQNTGTGWGAVRQTISPAWFAPYVLAVAATDPDGSPSPFSIAGPWVGVAAPGRGIVSLDSRPGGAGLVDAERGEQGPISLDGTSFAAAFVSGVAALVRARFPTLTAAQVIERIERTAQNPATGRDDRLGYGLVDPTAALTGQLPDRAPGAGADVPQAIPAPTPPPYIDPLPRRVATAGSITLLALLGLGYAAAIPYRRRHPAGSVDPAADPESGSAATPAAAGIRSPEGR from the coding sequence ATGAGCCCGTACCGTCACGACATCCGTTGCCCGGCTGCCACATCCGGCCGGGGATCGCATGCGCCGATCGGCCGCCGGTCGGCGGTGCTCGCGCTCGTGCTGGGCACGGCCGTGTTCGTCGCCGCGGCCCCGGCGCCGGCGGTGCCCCCGCCGGCCGTCGACGACGGCGCGCTGCGGCCGGCGCTCGCGGTGAACGCCGGGAACGGCCCGCCGGAGCCGACCCAGCAGCGCGCGCGGTGCGTGGAACCGTTCCTGGCCGGTCCGGTGCCGCGCGATCCGCCACTGCCGCAACGGATTCTGCGGCTGGACCAGGCATGGCAGTTCAGTCGCGGCGCGGGTCAGAAGGTGGCCGTCGTCGACACCGGGGTGAACCGGCATCCCCGGCTGCCGGATCTGCAGCCGGGTGGCGATTTCGTGTCCACCACCGACGGCACCGAGGACTGCGACGGGCACGGCACACTGGTGGCCGGTCTGATCGCCGCGCGTCCCGGCCCGGACGATGCCTTCGCCGGGGTCGCCCCGGAGGCCTCGATCCTCAGTGTCCGCCAGCTCAGTCTGCAGTACGAGGCCAAGGGGCAGAACAACTCCGGTGCGCCGGGCAAGGTGGCCGCCGGCGGCTACGGCACCGTGCTGACGATGGCCGCGGCGGTGGTCCGTGCCGTCGATCTGGGTGCGACGGTGATCAATCTGTCGGAGGTGTCCTGTACCCCGGCAGGCGGTGACACCGCCGACGGCGCACTGGGTGCCGCGGTGAAGTACGCCTACGACCGCAACGTGGTGGTGGTGGCCGCCGCCGGAAACATCGACTCCGCCGCCTGCCCGGCGCAGAACACCGGAACCGGTTGGGGCGCGGTCAGACAGACGATCAGTCCCGCCTGGTTCGCCCCGTACGTCCTGGCCGTGGCCGCCACCGATCCGGACGGATCGCCGTCGCCGTTCTCGATCGCCGGGCCGTGGGTCGGCGTGGCGGCGCCGGGCCGCGGCATCGTATCCCTGGACAGCAGGCCGGGTGGCGCCGGACTGGTCGACGCCGAACGCGGTGAGCAGGGCCCGATTTCGCTGGACGGCACCAGTTTCGCCGCCGCCTTCGTCTCCGGGGTGGCGGCGCTGGTCCGGGCCCGCTTCCCGACACTGACCGCGGCACAGGTGATCGAGCGGATCGAACGCACCGCGCAGAATCCGGCCACCGGTCGCGACGACCGGCTCGGCTACGGCCTGGTGGATCCGACGGCCGCCCTCACCGGGCAACTGCCGGACCGCGCACCCGGTGCGGGCGCCGATGTGCCGCAAGCGATTCCGGCGCCGACACCGCCGCCGTACATCGACCCGCTGCCGCGCCGGGTCGCCACCGCCGGCTCGATCACGCTGCTGGCGCTGCTCGGCCTCGGCTACGCGGCCGCGATCCCGTACCGCCGCCGGCATCCGGCCGGCTCGGTCGACCCGGCCGCCGACCCCGAATCCGGTTCCGCCGCAACGCCGGCCGCGGCCGGGATCCGCTCGCCGGAAGGACGGTAG